The Apium graveolens cultivar Ventura chromosome 6, ASM990537v1, whole genome shotgun sequence genome contains a region encoding:
- the LOC141668324 gene encoding SKP1-like protein 21 isoform X2: protein MSKAEREVKKPVAMESCAWIQTADGSVQEVEFEVAIACPRIRHEMESGAGTSKNNPITLPEKITPTTLSLVIDYCRFHAGRHSLQAHESFNENFLQRDARILLELLKLSNHLQLGKLFKDTKNALAEKICNKPTEEICRMLNPYLTEDLSKAKKSNLRECPKYETRTRLRKKLYSNRRESLVKNVEQLKDFLAGVNPSQDKDTREVDDLVSFVNGDGDTQGVKTTKEKDKHKKQEQKKTSSSSAAASTKASTSKKVIEKNDEDINATDSANSSGSSFNTADLLGTQDESCNVKEDTFYGNLDPVKDAETTRMVEELARLLNLDPTQIYGDPEVDFHVTDYDKSRPYCMIGCNPYLSRFSRGWLMCTKCFRL, encoded by the exons ATGTCTAAAGCTGAAAGAGAAGTGAAGAAACCCGTG GCTATGGAATCCTGTGCATGGATTCAAACTGCTGACGGTTCTGTACAAGAGGTGGAATTTGAGGTTGCAATAGCATGCCCCAGAATTCGTCATGAAATGGAATCAGGAGCTGGAACTTCGAAGAACAATCCTATAACACTACCTGAAAAAATTACACCTACTACTTTGAGTTTAGTGATTGACTATTGCAGATTTCATGCAGGACGCCACTCCCTCCAG GCGCACGAGAGTTTTAATGAAAACTTCCTCCAAAGGGATGCAAGAATTCTGTTGGAGTTGCTTAAACTTTCAAACCACCTGCAACTGGGAAAACTGTTTAAGGACACCAAAAATGCACTGGCCGAAAAGATTTGTAATAAACCTACTGAAGAGATATGCCGTATGCTGAACCCATATTTAACTGAGGATCTTTCGAAG GCCAAAAAGTCGAACTTACGAGAGTGCCCTAAGTATGAAACACGAACGAGGCTACGTAAGAAGCTCTACTCTAACAGGAGAGAGTCATTAGTGAAGAATGTAGAGCAACTGAAG GACTTCTTGGCTGGAGTAAACCCTAGTCAAGATAAAGATACTCGTGAAGTCGATGATCTCGTATCATTTGTTAATGGAGATGGAG ATACCCAAGGGGTCAAAACTACAAAGGAAAAAGATAAACATAAAAAGCAGGAGCAAAAGAAAACCTCTTCCAGTAGTGCTGCTGCTTCTACTAAAGCCTCTACttcaaagaaagtcattgaaaaaAATGATGAG GATATAAATGCAACGGATTCTGCAAATTCTAGTGGTTCCAGCTTTAATACAGCAGACCTATTGGGCACACAAGATGAAAGTTGCAATGTCAAAGAAGACACATTTTATGGTAACTTGGATCCTGTGAAGGATGCAGAGACTACTAG GATGGTAGAGGAATTAGCTCGGTTACTAAATTTAGATCCTACTCAGATATATGGAGACCCGGAAGTAGATTTTCATGTTACAGATTATGATAA GAGTAGGCCCTATTGCATGATCGGCTGTAATCCGTATTTGTCAAGATTTTCCCGAGGATGGCTCATGTGTACTAAGTGCTTTAGACTTTAG
- the LOC141668324 gene encoding SKP1-like protein 21 isoform X1 — translation MSKAEREVKKPVVAMESCAWIQTADGSVQEVEFEVAIACPRIRHEMESGAGTSKNNPITLPEKITPTTLSLVIDYCRFHAGRHSLQAHESFNENFLQRDARILLELLKLSNHLQLGKLFKDTKNALAEKICNKPTEEICRMLNPYLTEDLSKAKKSNLRECPKYETRTRLRKKLYSNRRESLVKNVEQLKDFLAGVNPSQDKDTREVDDLVSFVNGDGDTQGVKTTKEKDKHKKQEQKKTSSSSAAASTKASTSKKVIEKNDEDINATDSANSSGSSFNTADLLGTQDESCNVKEDTFYGNLDPVKDAETTRMVEELARLLNLDPTQIYGDPEVDFHVTDYDKSRPYCMIGCNPYLSRFSRGWLMCTKCFRL, via the exons ATGTCTAAAGCTGAAAGAGAAGTGAAGAAACCCGTGGTA GCTATGGAATCCTGTGCATGGATTCAAACTGCTGACGGTTCTGTACAAGAGGTGGAATTTGAGGTTGCAATAGCATGCCCCAGAATTCGTCATGAAATGGAATCAGGAGCTGGAACTTCGAAGAACAATCCTATAACACTACCTGAAAAAATTACACCTACTACTTTGAGTTTAGTGATTGACTATTGCAGATTTCATGCAGGACGCCACTCCCTCCAG GCGCACGAGAGTTTTAATGAAAACTTCCTCCAAAGGGATGCAAGAATTCTGTTGGAGTTGCTTAAACTTTCAAACCACCTGCAACTGGGAAAACTGTTTAAGGACACCAAAAATGCACTGGCCGAAAAGATTTGTAATAAACCTACTGAAGAGATATGCCGTATGCTGAACCCATATTTAACTGAGGATCTTTCGAAG GCCAAAAAGTCGAACTTACGAGAGTGCCCTAAGTATGAAACACGAACGAGGCTACGTAAGAAGCTCTACTCTAACAGGAGAGAGTCATTAGTGAAGAATGTAGAGCAACTGAAG GACTTCTTGGCTGGAGTAAACCCTAGTCAAGATAAAGATACTCGTGAAGTCGATGATCTCGTATCATTTGTTAATGGAGATGGAG ATACCCAAGGGGTCAAAACTACAAAGGAAAAAGATAAACATAAAAAGCAGGAGCAAAAGAAAACCTCTTCCAGTAGTGCTGCTGCTTCTACTAAAGCCTCTACttcaaagaaagtcattgaaaaaAATGATGAG GATATAAATGCAACGGATTCTGCAAATTCTAGTGGTTCCAGCTTTAATACAGCAGACCTATTGGGCACACAAGATGAAAGTTGCAATGTCAAAGAAGACACATTTTATGGTAACTTGGATCCTGTGAAGGATGCAGAGACTACTAG GATGGTAGAGGAATTAGCTCGGTTACTAAATTTAGATCCTACTCAGATATATGGAGACCCGGAAGTAGATTTTCATGTTACAGATTATGATAA GAGTAGGCCCTATTGCATGATCGGCTGTAATCCGTATTTGTCAAGATTTTCCCGAGGATGGCTCATGTGTACTAAGTGCTTTAGACTTTAG
- the LOC141668324 gene encoding SKP1-like protein 21 isoform X3 gives MSKAEREVKKPAMESCAWIQTADGSVQEVEFEVAIACPRIRHEMESGAGTSKNNPITLPEKITPTTLSLVIDYCRFHAGRHSLQAHESFNENFLQRDARILLELLKLSNHLQLGKLFKDTKNALAEKICNKPTEEICRMLNPYLTEDLSKAKKSNLRECPKYETRTRLRKKLYSNRRESLVKNVEQLKDFLAGVNPSQDKDTREVDDLVSFVNGDGDTQGVKTTKEKDKHKKQEQKKTSSSSAAASTKASTSKKVIEKNDEDINATDSANSSGSSFNTADLLGTQDESCNVKEDTFYGNLDPVKDAETTRMVEELARLLNLDPTQIYGDPEVDFHVTDYDKSRPYCMIGCNPYLSRFSRGWLMCTKCFRL, from the exons ATGTCTAAAGCTGAAAGAGAAGTGAAGAAACCC GCTATGGAATCCTGTGCATGGATTCAAACTGCTGACGGTTCTGTACAAGAGGTGGAATTTGAGGTTGCAATAGCATGCCCCAGAATTCGTCATGAAATGGAATCAGGAGCTGGAACTTCGAAGAACAATCCTATAACACTACCTGAAAAAATTACACCTACTACTTTGAGTTTAGTGATTGACTATTGCAGATTTCATGCAGGACGCCACTCCCTCCAG GCGCACGAGAGTTTTAATGAAAACTTCCTCCAAAGGGATGCAAGAATTCTGTTGGAGTTGCTTAAACTTTCAAACCACCTGCAACTGGGAAAACTGTTTAAGGACACCAAAAATGCACTGGCCGAAAAGATTTGTAATAAACCTACTGAAGAGATATGCCGTATGCTGAACCCATATTTAACTGAGGATCTTTCGAAG GCCAAAAAGTCGAACTTACGAGAGTGCCCTAAGTATGAAACACGAACGAGGCTACGTAAGAAGCTCTACTCTAACAGGAGAGAGTCATTAGTGAAGAATGTAGAGCAACTGAAG GACTTCTTGGCTGGAGTAAACCCTAGTCAAGATAAAGATACTCGTGAAGTCGATGATCTCGTATCATTTGTTAATGGAGATGGAG ATACCCAAGGGGTCAAAACTACAAAGGAAAAAGATAAACATAAAAAGCAGGAGCAAAAGAAAACCTCTTCCAGTAGTGCTGCTGCTTCTACTAAAGCCTCTACttcaaagaaagtcattgaaaaaAATGATGAG GATATAAATGCAACGGATTCTGCAAATTCTAGTGGTTCCAGCTTTAATACAGCAGACCTATTGGGCACACAAGATGAAAGTTGCAATGTCAAAGAAGACACATTTTATGGTAACTTGGATCCTGTGAAGGATGCAGAGACTACTAG GATGGTAGAGGAATTAGCTCGGTTACTAAATTTAGATCCTACTCAGATATATGGAGACCCGGAAGTAGATTTTCATGTTACAGATTATGATAA GAGTAGGCCCTATTGCATGATCGGCTGTAATCCGTATTTGTCAAGATTTTCCCGAGGATGGCTCATGTGTACTAAGTGCTTTAGACTTTAG